The following are from one region of the Edwardsiella tarda ATCC 15947 = NBRC 105688 genome:
- the thrL gene encoding thr operon leader peptide, whose product MRNFSLNIITTITTTGTTSNGAG is encoded by the coding sequence ATGCGTAACTTCAGCCTGAATATCATCACTACAATTACCACCACCGGTACAACCAGTAACGGGGCGGGCTGA